Proteins encoded together in one uncultured Desulfosarcina sp. window:
- a CDS encoding sodium ion-translocating decarboxylase subunit beta, protein MYKNNWAVRLVMAAFLLVIPVSAIAGGQTAQAAPVHQELPPMGTMISEFARSTGLYGFLNPAYGQWSQGIGSLLMIGVGLLMLFLAIRKGFEPLLLVPMGFGCLLANIPLAGITEPGGIIYYIYKIGITTGVFPLIVFMGVGAMTDFGPMIANPKTALLGAAAQFGIFSTLIGALILTEIVPGIHFDLFDAASIGIIGGADGPTAIFLASQLSPDLLGAIAVAAYSYMALVPIIQPPIMRALTTPAERKIRMDQLRYVGKVEKIVFPLIVLGLCILLLPSAAPLIGFFMFGNLMRECGVVDRLSKTTQNALINIVTIFLGLGVGSRLSAENFIRLETIGILLLGIIAFSIGTASGILMVKLMNQFSSNKINPLIGSAGVSAVPMAARVSQKVGIEEDPENMLLMSAMGPNVAGVIGSAVAAGVLLTLKNLVV, encoded by the coding sequence ATGTACAAAAACAATTGGGCCGTCCGTCTTGTAATGGCTGCCTTTCTGCTGGTGATCCCCGTCTCAGCCATTGCAGGCGGTCAAACGGCGCAAGCGGCACCCGTGCATCAAGAGTTGCCCCCCATGGGAACCATGATCTCCGAATTTGCCAGATCAACCGGGCTGTATGGCTTCCTTAACCCGGCTTATGGCCAATGGAGCCAAGGGATCGGCAGCCTGTTGATGATCGGCGTGGGATTACTGATGCTGTTTCTGGCCATCCGCAAAGGATTTGAGCCCTTGCTGCTGGTCCCGATGGGTTTTGGATGTTTGCTGGCCAATATCCCCCTAGCGGGCATCACCGAACCAGGGGGAATTATCTACTACATCTATAAAATCGGCATCACGACCGGCGTCTTCCCCCTGATCGTGTTCATGGGCGTCGGCGCCATGACCGATTTCGGCCCCATGATCGCCAACCCCAAAACCGCCCTTCTGGGTGCCGCCGCCCAGTTCGGCATTTTCAGCACACTCATCGGTGCGTTGATTTTGACGGAGATCGTCCCCGGAATTCATTTCGATCTTTTCGATGCGGCATCCATCGGTATCATCGGCGGCGCTGACGGTCCCACGGCGATCTTTCTGGCCAGCCAGCTCTCTCCCGACCTTTTGGGCGCTATCGCCGTGGCAGCCTACTCTTACATGGCCCTGGTTCCCATCATTCAGCCACCGATCATGCGCGCCCTCACCACGCCGGCCGAGCGCAAAATACGCATGGACCAACTGCGCTACGTGGGAAAAGTTGAAAAAATCGTTTTCCCACTGATCGTCCTTGGGTTGTGCATCCTGCTGCTGCCCTCGGCCGCACCGCTGATCGGCTTTTTCATGTTTGGCAACTTGATGCGCGAATGCGGCGTGGTCGACCGCCTGTCCAAAACAACGCAAAACGCCCTGATCAATATCGTCACGATTTTCCTTGGTCTGGGTGTGGGCTCGCGGTTGTCCGCAGAGAACTTCATTCGTTTGGAAACGATTGGAATTCTACTGCTGGGGATCATTGCCTTCAGTATCGGAACGGCATCCGGAATACTTATGGTCAAGCTCATGAACCAGTTTTCGAGTAACAAGATCAACCCGTTGATTGGCTCCGCCGGTGTATCGGCGGTGCCCATGGCAGCACGGGTCAGCCAGAAAGTAGGAATTGAAGAAGATCCCGAGAATATGCTGCTGATGTCTGCCATGGGGCCCAACGTTGCCGGTGTGATCGGATCGGCTGTAGCGGCCGGCGTGCTCCTTACCTTGAAAAATTTAGTGGTCTGA
- a CDS encoding CYTH domain-containing protein has translation MGTEIERKFLVDRLPPDFENLTGKTIRQGYVIDAAGGIELRVRQKQKAYYQTVKMGEGLSRTEIEIELSPDQFNRLWPYTDGRRVSKTRYTLPVGGHTAELDCFNGNLEGLLLVEVEFASVDAARDFVPPDWFGRDVTEDRRYKNKHLAVHGIPGS, from the coding sequence ATGGGAACTGAAATCGAACGCAAATTTCTCGTCGACCGCCTGCCGCCGGACTTTGAAAATCTCACCGGCAAGACCATCCGCCAGGGGTACGTCATCGACGCTGCCGGAGGCATCGAACTGCGGGTCCGGCAGAAACAGAAGGCCTATTATCAAACCGTCAAAATGGGCGAGGGGCTTTCCAGAACGGAGATCGAAATCGAGTTGTCGCCGGATCAGTTCAACCGGCTCTGGCCTTACACCGACGGACGCCGGGTAAGCAAAACCCGCTACACCTTGCCGGTAGGCGGCCATACCGCCGAACTGGACTGTTTCAACGGAAACCTGGAGGGGTTGCTGCTGGTGGAAGTAGAGTTCGCCTCCGTAGACGCGGCGCGGGATTTTGTACCACCGGACTGGTTCGGCCGCGACGTGACCGAGGACAGGCGCTACAAAAACAAACACCTGGCGGTCCACGGCATTCCCGGGAGTTGA
- a CDS encoding alkaline phosphatase, producing MNVAKFVRKGRFVLIGALACTLCVSVAFAGSVAKGNNGHGYSYGKFHHGKSHHGNTHSGNLPKYVFYFIGDGMANVQVHAAEAYLAALVEDDATAGSEKAQLLNMSLFPVQGMSTTFADNRLITDSAAAGTALACGQKTTVGVISQTPDGNSIATLAEKAKARGMKVGILTSVTINHATPAVFYSHNTSRNNYQEIAEDLVNSNFDFFGGGFWNKEANISVEEAAVENGFTITTNLSDLEAVENGARVIAFDAAQGDTLEGTHVGALRYEMDRGYVNGMSLADFTENAIRILDNKNGFFMMVEGGKIDWACHANDARAAIDDTIAFDDAIAKAVAFYNQHPNETLIVVTGDHECGGMTIGWAGTAYDTFFEILQKQTMSFEFFNNTVLSTYMAGDEVLPEDIDTAMWQIIYDNFGLDGAGLSSNTDDDLTDYQISQLEDAFDRTVAGTAITGSEEDGLLYGGYEALTVTLTHVLNNRAGIDFTSYSHTGVPVMVLAKGENSELFDGFYDNTDVALKIAQAMGVNLD from the coding sequence ATGAACGTGGCAAAATTCGTAAGAAAAGGACGGTTCGTTCTCATCGGTGCGCTTGCGTGCACCCTTTGCGTGAGCGTCGCTTTCGCCGGCTCCGTGGCAAAGGGAAATAACGGTCATGGTTATTCCTACGGCAAGTTCCATCACGGCAAGTCCCATCACGGTAACACGCATTCCGGCAACTTGCCCAAATACGTATTCTACTTCATCGGTGACGGCATGGCCAATGTACAGGTTCATGCCGCCGAAGCCTATCTGGCCGCCCTCGTTGAAGATGATGCCACTGCCGGCAGTGAAAAAGCCCAGCTTCTGAACATGAGTCTTTTTCCGGTGCAAGGCATGTCCACCACGTTTGCCGACAACCGCCTGATCACCGACTCCGCGGCTGCCGGAACGGCCCTGGCCTGTGGTCAGAAAACCACTGTAGGTGTAATCTCCCAGACTCCTGACGGCAACTCCATTGCCACACTTGCAGAAAAAGCCAAAGCAAGAGGCATGAAAGTAGGCATCCTGACGTCTGTTACCATCAACCATGCCACTCCTGCCGTTTTTTACTCCCATAACACGTCCCGCAACAACTACCAGGAGATTGCCGAAGATCTGGTCAACTCGAATTTCGATTTCTTTGGCGGTGGGTTCTGGAACAAAGAAGCCAACATTTCCGTTGAAGAGGCTGCTGTTGAAAACGGATTCACCATCACCACCAACCTTTCGGATCTCGAGGCCGTTGAAAACGGCGCCAGGGTTATCGCTTTTGACGCAGCCCAGGGTGACACTCTCGAAGGCACCCATGTTGGCGCCCTGCGTTATGAAATGGACCGCGGTTACGTAAACGGCATGTCCCTGGCCGATTTCACCGAAAACGCCATCCGCATCCTGGACAATAAGAACGGTTTTTTCATGATGGTTGAAGGCGGCAAGATCGACTGGGCCTGCCACGCTAATGACGCCCGCGCCGCCATCGATGACACCATCGCTTTCGATGACGCCATTGCCAAGGCTGTCGCGTTTTACAACCAACATCCCAATGAGACCCTGATCGTTGTTACCGGCGACCACGAGTGCGGTGGTATGACCATTGGCTGGGCGGGTACCGCCTACGATACGTTCTTTGAAATTCTGCAAAAACAGACCATGTCTTTCGAATTTTTCAACAACACGGTCCTGTCCACTTATATGGCGGGTGACGAAGTTTTACCGGAAGATATTGACACCGCCATGTGGCAGATCATTTACGATAACTTCGGTCTTGACGGCGCCGGTCTGTCTTCCAATACCGATGACGATCTGACCGATTATCAGATTTCCCAGCTTGAAGATGCATTTGACCGTACCGTGGCGGGAACAGCCATCACCGGCTCCGAGGAAGACGGCCTGCTTTATGGCGGTTACGAAGCTCTGACCGTAACCCTTACCCACGTTCTCAACAACAGGGCCGGCATTGACTTCACCTCCTACTCCCATACCGGCGTTCCTGTGATGGTACTGGCCAAAGGCGAGAACTCCGAGTTGTTCGACGGTTTTTATGACAACACCGACGTCGCTCTGAAGATCGCCCAGGCCATGGGTGTAAATCTCGATTAG
- a CDS encoding YibE/F family protein — MPLSRRLVYNADFMVVMFFALLCIILLLMPTGFENRRPLTSHYERARVLTVDNSDVQQTGIIRVGTQRMTVEILGGSFKGQKTICDNHLKGKMELDEIYAPGHTILLEFAVRDGKIGPAFSRGHYRIHIEFILLGLFALVLAAVGGWTGFKALLSFLFSALMLWKVMVPVFLKGYDPIWVSLAVVAGLTAAIAFLVGGLTRKGLVTFLGAFLGLCLTCALALLFSRGFKIHGAVRPFAETLLYSGYYHLNLTRIFLAGIFIAASGAVMDLSMDIAASLHEISQKKPDATRRELIASGMAVGRSVIGTMTTTLLLAYSGGYITMMMLFMAQGVPLVNIFNLHYVAAEVMNTIVGSFGLVTVAPFTALVGGLVYGRPLNKEKAAERVTPQPGSSSPVIAGK, encoded by the coding sequence ATGCCCTTGTCCAGGCGACTTGTTTACAACGCCGACTTTATGGTCGTAATGTTTTTTGCTTTGCTCTGTATCATATTGCTCCTGATGCCCACCGGGTTCGAAAACCGTCGGCCGCTAACCTCCCACTACGAACGCGCACGGGTGCTCACGGTGGACAACAGCGATGTTCAGCAGACCGGAATCATCCGAGTCGGTACCCAGCGAATGACCGTCGAAATTTTAGGGGGATCGTTCAAAGGCCAGAAAACCATCTGTGACAATCATCTCAAGGGCAAAATGGAGTTGGACGAAATCTACGCACCGGGGCACACGATCCTGCTTGAATTCGCCGTCAGGGACGGCAAAATCGGCCCGGCCTTCAGCCGCGGCCACTATCGCATCCACATCGAATTTATTCTTCTCGGCCTGTTCGCCCTGGTGCTTGCCGCCGTTGGCGGCTGGACCGGTTTCAAAGCCTTGCTCTCCTTTTTGTTCTCGGCGTTGATGCTCTGGAAAGTCATGGTACCGGTATTTCTCAAAGGCTACGATCCGATCTGGGTCTCTCTCGCCGTGGTCGCCGGCCTGACCGCCGCAATCGCCTTTCTGGTGGGCGGCCTGACCCGCAAGGGGCTGGTGACCTTTTTGGGCGCTTTTCTCGGCCTCTGCCTGACCTGTGCGCTGGCGCTGCTCTTCTCCAGGGGATTCAAGATTCATGGGGCGGTGCGGCCGTTCGCCGAGACCTTGCTCTATTCCGGCTACTACCACCTGAACCTGACGAGGATCTTCCTGGCCGGCATTTTCATCGCCGCGTCCGGCGCGGTCATGGACCTGTCCATGGACATCGCCGCATCATTGCACGAAATCAGCCAGAAAAAACCGGACGCCACCCGGAGGGAATTGATCGCTTCCGGCATGGCAGTTGGGCGGTCGGTGATCGGCACCATGACCACGACCCTGCTTTTGGCCTATTCAGGCGGATACATCACCATGATGATGCTGTTCATGGCCCAGGGAGTCCCGCTGGTCAATATCTTCAATCTACATTACGTAGCGGCAGAGGTGATGAACACCATCGTGGGCAGCTTTGGTTTGGTCACCGTAGCGCCCTTTACTGCCCTGGTAGGCGGGTTGGTCTACGGCAGGCCTTTGAATAAGGAAAAAGCGGCAGAACGCGTCACGCCTCAACCAGGAAGCAGTAGCCCTGTCATTGCGGGCAAATAA
- a CDS encoding ParA family protein, with the protein MKTIALYSIKGGVGKTAACVNLAYLAATEARKPTLLCDLDPQGASTFYFRIQPKPKHNSLRFLKGGKRIDKAIRGTDFPGLDLLPADLSYRNLDIELNGFSHSRRRLKRLLSRFDGEYTYIFLDCPPNITLVSENIFEAADIILLPMIPTTLSMLTYQKLFSFFKESGLDEGKLHPFLSMVEPRKRMHRDMVREMMANGVNLMNAFIPYNAEVEQMGFHRAPLVHYRPGCTGARAFANLWRDVKTRLK; encoded by the coding sequence GTGAAAACCATAGCCCTCTACAGCATCAAGGGCGGTGTCGGCAAAACAGCCGCCTGCGTCAACCTGGCCTATCTGGCTGCCACCGAGGCACGAAAGCCGACCCTGCTGTGCGACCTGGACCCCCAGGGAGCGTCCACCTTCTATTTTCGCATTCAGCCCAAGCCAAAGCACAACAGCCTCAGATTCCTGAAAGGGGGCAAACGCATCGACAAGGCCATTCGCGGCACCGATTTTCCGGGACTGGATCTGCTTCCGGCCGATCTCTCTTACCGCAACCTGGACATTGAGCTGAACGGATTTTCCCATTCGCGCCGGCGATTGAAACGCCTGCTGTCCCGATTCGATGGGGAGTATACGTATATCTTTTTGGACTGCCCGCCCAACATCACCCTGGTGAGCGAGAATATCTTCGAGGCGGCGGACATCATTCTGCTTCCCATGATTCCAACCACCCTCTCCATGCTGACCTACCAGAAACTGTTCTCCTTTTTCAAAGAAAGCGGCCTGGATGAGGGCAAGCTGCATCCTTTCCTTTCCATGGTGGAACCCCGCAAACGCATGCACCGCGACATGGTCCGGGAAATGATGGCCAACGGGGTCAACCTGATGAATGCCTTTATCCCTTACAATGCCGAGGTGGAGCAGATGGGCTTTCATCGTGCGCCCCTGGTCCACTATCGCCCGGGCTGCACTGGCGCCAGGGCCTTTGCCAATCTTTGGCGGGATGTTAAAACCCGGCTGAAATAG
- a CDS encoding antibiotic biosynthesis monooxygenase family protein — protein sequence MTIRVLMVRKMPRLFGGMEADLLPQLVPLLEDARELAFRQPGYISGETMRNISDPYEYLVISTWKSIEDWERWFAKPERKEIEGKIDSVLGVPTEYRVYSYD from the coding sequence ATGACTATACGCGTGCTCATGGTTCGAAAAATGCCCCGCTTGTTTGGCGGCATGGAAGCTGATCTGTTACCCCAATTGGTGCCCCTGCTGGAAGATGCCAGAGAGTTGGCATTTCGACAGCCCGGGTATATCTCAGGGGAAACCATGCGCAACATTTCAGACCCGTATGAATACCTGGTGATCAGCACCTGGAAATCAATCGAAGATTGGGAGCGCTGGTTTGCCAAGCCGGAACGAAAAGAGATCGAAGGAAAGATCGATTCCGTTTTAGGGGTGCCGACCGAATACAGGGTCTATTCCTACGATTAG
- a CDS encoding biotin/lipoyl-containing protein, producing the protein MKKIRFMDTSLRDGFQSVFGARALTDDFIPAVEAGVHAGIEHMEAGGGARFQALFMYCGESAFDMMDRFRAAAGPETHLQTLARGINVVALSAQPKDMIDLHARMFKKHGMTHIRNFDALNDIRNLIYSGQCITNAGLHHQVVISMMELPPGCSGAHDAQFYIKTLREILDSGLPFDSICFKDASGTSNPKKFYDTIKAARAIVGDDTIIWAHTHETAGVGITQYKAAIEAGCDGVDLARSPLSGGTCQPDMLSLWHALKDTDYTLDIDVSKIMAANRVLQDCLQDYFFPPESQKVSSEVILSPMPGGALTANTMMMRDTGTLDLYPDVIEAMSECVARGGFGTSVTPVSQFYFQQAYANVTQGAWKKITDGYGKMVLGYFGRTPVAPDPEIVRLAEEQIGKPVFKGDPLDVLEPGIPKARQILEKEGLPLTDENIFIVGALATPGGNKGLDFLKGKKPINVRKIGAESEEPAQKQASATAPAAANEPADYTVTVEGKVYQVTVESTTGEVRTVSPTPAAKPDNAVEVKVKLQGIVSEIYVAVGDHVSRGDTLVLLEAMKMETPVVAPCDGNVASIEVEKDDVVKPNQLVATIA; encoded by the coding sequence ATGAAAAAAATCCGTTTTATGGACACCTCACTGCGTGATGGATTTCAGTCGGTATTCGGCGCCCGTGCGTTGACCGATGATTTCATTCCTGCCGTTGAAGCGGGCGTTCATGCTGGGATTGAGCACATGGAAGCCGGCGGCGGCGCTCGTTTTCAAGCGCTGTTTATGTATTGCGGAGAGTCGGCCTTTGACATGATGGACCGCTTTCGCGCGGCCGCCGGGCCGGAAACTCATCTTCAGACCCTGGCCAGGGGAATTAATGTGGTTGCGCTTTCGGCACAACCAAAAGATATGATCGACCTGCATGCCAGGATGTTTAAGAAACACGGCATGACCCACATCCGTAATTTCGATGCGCTGAATGATATTCGCAACCTTATTTATTCGGGTCAATGCATCACCAATGCCGGGCTGCACCACCAGGTGGTAATCAGCATGATGGAGCTTCCACCGGGATGCTCGGGGGCGCATGATGCGCAGTTTTACATCAAAACACTCAGGGAAATCCTGGATTCGGGGCTGCCCTTCGATTCCATCTGTTTCAAGGATGCGTCAGGGACATCCAACCCCAAAAAGTTCTATGATACGATCAAAGCCGCGCGTGCAATTGTCGGTGACGACACGATCATATGGGCCCATACACATGAGACCGCCGGCGTTGGCATCACTCAATATAAGGCGGCTATCGAGGCCGGTTGCGACGGCGTAGACCTGGCCCGTTCCCCCCTTTCCGGAGGGACCTGCCAGCCGGACATGCTGTCGCTGTGGCACGCACTGAAAGACACGGATTACACCCTGGATATCGATGTTTCTAAAATCATGGCTGCTAACCGTGTGCTCCAGGATTGCCTGCAAGACTATTTCTTTCCCCCCGAATCCCAGAAGGTATCATCTGAAGTCATTCTATCGCCCATGCCGGGCGGCGCACTGACGGCGAACACCATGATGATGCGGGATACCGGGACGCTTGATCTCTACCCGGACGTTATCGAAGCCATGTCCGAATGCGTAGCCCGTGGCGGGTTTGGCACCTCGGTGACCCCCGTCTCGCAATTTTACTTTCAACAGGCCTATGCCAACGTCACCCAGGGCGCATGGAAAAAAATAACCGACGGCTATGGCAAAATGGTGTTGGGCTACTTCGGTCGCACACCCGTTGCACCGGACCCGGAAATCGTCCGGCTTGCCGAAGAACAGATCGGCAAACCGGTGTTCAAGGGCGATCCCCTGGATGTACTCGAACCCGGCATTCCAAAAGCCAGGCAAATCCTTGAAAAAGAAGGTCTGCCTCTCACGGACGAAAATATCTTTATCGTAGGCGCATTGGCGACGCCGGGCGGCAACAAGGGGCTGGATTTTTTGAAAGGCAAAAAGCCCATCAATGTCCGCAAGATCGGCGCCGAGAGCGAGGAGCCGGCACAGAAGCAGGCGTCAGCCACGGCGCCAGCGGCCGCCAACGAACCGGCCGACTACACGGTGACCGTGGAGGGTAAGGTTTACCAAGTCACGGTGGAGTCAACGACCGGAGAAGTTAGAACAGTGTCACCGACGCCAGCCGCAAAACCGGACAACGCGGTTGAAGTCAAGGTCAAACTGCAGGGGATTGTGAGTGAAATTTATGTGGCCGTCGGTGATCACGTAAGCCGTGGCGACACGCTGGTGTTGCTGGAGGCCATGAAAATGGAGACGCCGGTGGTAGCTCCTTGCGATGGGAATGTGGCGTCCATCGAGGTGGAAAAAGACGACGTCGTCAAACCGAACCAACTGGTTGCGACCATTGCTTAG
- a CDS encoding exopolyphosphatase — translation MLTSNRFAAIDIGSNAVRLLLSEVFETQNGPYFRKISLIRMPIRMGKDAFINKRISKDNANRLLNTIQGFKALVAAYRPLDFRACATSAMRESSNGAKIKNRIREQTGVDIQIISGKEEARIIFANNPWTHLAEGRAWLFIDVGGGSTEITIHSSGKTVSRSFEIGTIRLMEDLVKKDHWKELKSWIQRHTRSFSSIDAIGSGGNINKIIKLAKCTDDKTITLAKMKKVRTNLNFFSFDDRITKLGLKPDRADVIMPAMKVYLSVMKWGGIHSISVPQIGLADGLVRIMYREYIRSRTSRMDRNGEKSPTSASGKRQTRSTKNRSTSDAGRSRKERS, via the coding sequence ATGTTGACCAGCAACCGCTTCGCCGCCATCGACATCGGCTCCAACGCCGTCCGCCTGCTGCTTTCCGAGGTGTTCGAAACGCAAAACGGCCCCTATTTCCGGAAAATCTCCCTGATCCGCATGCCCATCCGCATGGGCAAGGACGCCTTCATCAACAAAAGAATCTCAAAGGACAACGCCAATCGACTGCTCAACACCATTCAGGGTTTCAAAGCCCTGGTGGCCGCCTATCGCCCTTTGGATTTTCGGGCCTGCGCCACATCGGCCATGCGCGAGTCCAGCAATGGAGCCAAGATTAAAAACCGGATCAGGGAACAGACCGGGGTGGATATCCAAATTATCAGCGGCAAGGAAGAGGCCCGAATCATCTTTGCCAACAACCCCTGGACCCATCTGGCCGAAGGCCGCGCCTGGCTGTTTATCGACGTCGGCGGCGGCAGCACGGAAATCACCATCCATTCCAGCGGCAAAACGGTTTCCCGATCCTTTGAAATCGGCACCATTCGACTGATGGAGGACCTGGTAAAAAAGGATCATTGGAAAGAGCTGAAATCGTGGATTCAGCGCCATACACGCTCTTTTTCCAGCATCGACGCCATCGGCAGCGGCGGCAACATCAACAAGATCATCAAGCTGGCCAAATGCACGGACGATAAAACCATTACCCTGGCCAAAATGAAAAAAGTCCGCACCAACCTGAATTTTTTCTCCTTCGATGACCGCATCACCAAACTCGGGCTGAAGCCCGACCGCGCCGACGTTATCATGCCGGCCATGAAAGTCTATCTGTCCGTGATGAAATGGGGCGGCATCCACAGCATCTCCGTGCCGCAAATCGGTCTGGCCGACGGGCTGGTGCGCATCATGTACCGCGAATACATTCGATCGCGGACGAGCCGCATGGACAGGAACGGAGAAAAATCCCCGACGTCGGCATCCGGGAAGCGCCAAACACGATCCACGAAAAACCGGTCCACATCCGACGCAGGCCGCTCGCGAAAGGAACGATCATGA
- a CDS encoding NUDIX hydrolase: MMELFDQAGAIPYRILDDAIEVLLISTSSGKNLTIPKGLIDPGYSATETVVNEAYEEAGIKGRLLTPAIGAYEFEKWGGRCRVDVFVMAVNRQLEVWPEGSVRRRVWFDYHEAARRVKHADLGDLILKLPAFLNRPQP; encoded by the coding sequence ATGATGGAGCTGTTCGACCAGGCCGGCGCGATCCCCTATCGCATCTTGGATGACGCCATCGAGGTGCTTCTGATTTCCACCAGCAGCGGCAAAAATCTCACCATCCCCAAGGGATTGATCGACCCCGGCTACAGCGCCACCGAAACCGTGGTGAACGAAGCCTATGAGGAGGCAGGCATCAAAGGCCGCCTGCTGACACCGGCTATCGGCGCCTATGAATTCGAGAAATGGGGCGGGAGGTGTCGGGTTGACGTTTTTGTCATGGCGGTCAACCGGCAACTGGAGGTCTGGCCCGAAGGATCCGTACGCCGGCGGGTCTGGTTCGACTACCACGAGGCCGCCCGGCGGGTCAAGCATGCCGACCTCGGAGATCTGATTTTGAAGCTGCCGGCCTTTCTCAATCGGCCGCAGCCCTGA
- a CDS encoding CHAD domain-containing protein yields MTDHRHTFPDSNARDALVNKLADRFFGIRETSSADSFEVLDTFDWRLFTKGWLMIRSADAYRTIDIHTGRYVDTLAFKSGKRPTFAWDFPESELSKALEPVMEMRALMPLGRVECQCIRHELLNNDEKIVARLAIETYRLDTGEAAIEHCRIEPVRGYAKDTKLVLACLREMGLEPARQSAVLTLLEKNGFSPGAYSSKVDIALKPEMPAAEAVRCIMQQLVAVMHQNLPGVREDIDSEFLHDFRVSVRRARSLLGQMKGVLDARTTADLTTRLKDMGAATGNLRDLDVYLLKKDAYTKMVPDDLKPGVARLFSALQQRRRYAKTRMVKRMATAEFASDMKVLDAFVRSDRPAESEAPAANRPIGEMAREAIDKRYRRIVKKGRKITAATPDEELHRLRIDCKKLRYLLEFFTSLFPEDQMKILIKQLKQLQENLGDFNDLSVQQEFLTDYLQGVAPKSPQEILLAAAIGGLITRLKIEHQQVRSQFLSVFTGFDDMENRKRFKTLFA; encoded by the coding sequence ATGACCGATCACAGGCATACCTTTCCCGATTCAAACGCACGCGATGCCCTGGTCAATAAGTTGGCGGATCGTTTTTTCGGCATCCGCGAAACGTCATCCGCTGATTCGTTCGAAGTCCTGGATACCTTTGACTGGCGTCTGTTCACAAAGGGCTGGCTGATGATCAGGTCCGCGGATGCGTATCGGACCATCGACATCCACACCGGTCGGTACGTGGACACCTTGGCATTCAAATCCGGAAAACGACCTACTTTCGCCTGGGATTTTCCCGAATCGGAGCTGTCCAAAGCGCTCGAGCCGGTCATGGAGATGCGGGCCCTGATGCCCCTGGGCAGGGTCGAGTGCCAGTGCATCCGGCATGAGCTGCTCAACAACGATGAAAAAATCGTTGCCCGTCTGGCGATAGAGACCTATCGCCTCGACACCGGAGAGGCGGCCATCGAACACTGCCGGATCGAGCCGGTGCGCGGCTATGCCAAGGATACGAAACTGGTGTTGGCCTGTCTGCGGGAAATGGGGCTGGAGCCGGCCCGTCAGTCGGCGGTGTTGACCTTGCTGGAGAAAAATGGATTTTCTCCCGGAGCCTACAGTTCCAAAGTCGATATCGCACTTAAACCCGAGATGCCTGCCGCCGAAGCCGTCCGGTGCATCATGCAGCAACTGGTCGCGGTGATGCACCAGAATCTGCCCGGCGTACGCGAGGATATCGACAGCGAATTTTTACACGACTTTCGCGTGTCCGTGCGGCGGGCCCGCTCCCTGCTCGGCCAGATGAAAGGCGTGCTGGATGCCCGCACGACGGCCGACCTGACAACCCGATTGAAGGATATGGGCGCCGCTACAGGAAACCTTCGGGACCTGGACGTCTACCTGCTGAAAAAAGACGCATACACAAAGATGGTTCCCGACGACCTCAAGCCTGGCGTTGCCCGGCTTTTCAGCGCCCTTCAACAAAGGCGACGCTATGCAAAAACCCGTATGGTCAAACGCATGGCAACTGCTGAATTTGCCTCGGACATGAAGGTTCTGGATGCATTCGTCCGATCGGATCGCCCGGCCGAATCCGAAGCACCCGCCGCCAACCGCCCCATCGGCGAGATGGCCAGGGAAGCGATCGACAAACGCTATCGGCGGATCGTCAAAAAAGGCCGCAAGATTACGGCCGCAACTCCGGATGAAGAACTGCATCGCCTGCGCATCGACTGCAAGAAGCTGCGCTATCTGCTCGAATTTTTCACGTCCCTGTTTCCCGAGGATCAGATGAAGATCCTGATCAAGCAGCTCAAACAGCTTCAGGAGAATTTGGGCGACTTCAACGACCTTTCCGTTCAGCAGGAATTTCTCACCGACTATCTTCAGGGGGTAGCCCCCAAGTCGCCCCAGGAAATCCTTCTGGCGGCGGCCATCGGCGGCCTGATCACCCGGTTGAAAATCGAACACCAGCAGGTCCGTTCCCAATTTTTAAGCGTGTTCACCGGCTTCGATGACATGGAAAACCGTAAACGCTTCAAAACGCTATTTGCCTGA
- a CDS encoding OadG family protein: MILAGVKLTLLGMTVVFLFLIILVLAVKLSFRFLSAISARELFEIEAAALKKKRRPVVKTDDAVLVAVISAAIAAHRSRTMLAR; encoded by the coding sequence ATGATTCTTGCCGGAGTCAAACTGACGCTTTTGGGGATGACGGTAGTTTTCTTATTTCTGATCATTCTGGTTCTGGCCGTCAAACTTTCCTTCCGCTTCCTGTCGGCAATAAGCGCCAGAGAACTCTTTGAAATTGAAGCCGCTGCATTGAAAAAAAAGAGACGGCCGGTTGTAAAAACGGACGACGCTGTGCTGGTTGCTGTGATCAGTGCGGCAATCGCCGCGCATCGTTCCCGTACCATGCTGGCCAGGTAA